One genomic window of Prosthecobacter algae includes the following:
- a CDS encoding PIN/TRAM domain-containing protein gives MNSTWSIRLVRALFFALFVFTGITISLGFQQPAWMGALTGAAIMGLLLALDILFTRFSLRDFSHATFGLAIGLFCAWLVTRIGVFQLGYFQSMADGEAVRNVVEILIYTSLAFFGVTFALRSDRDQFAFLIPYVRFRRDGSEGEPLLLDTNVIIDGRIASVVQTGFLSGALVVPRFVLDELQRLADSSEPQKVIRGRRGLEVMEKMRTISDLRLSIHEDPPGTLRDSSAPVDTRLVSLARELNARLLTNDENLAKVARLRGIVVLSFNDLAIALQPQLNPGDELSLSLTKPGKDKHQAVGYLADGTMIVVNQAATFIGQSVEVTISGALPTSAGRLIFAELKK, from the coding sequence ATGAATTCCACGTGGTCCATCCGGCTCGTCCGAGCCCTATTCTTTGCCCTGTTCGTTTTCACGGGCATCACGATCTCGCTGGGGTTTCAGCAGCCAGCCTGGATGGGTGCACTGACCGGGGCCGCCATCATGGGCCTGCTGCTGGCGCTGGACATCCTTTTCACACGCTTCAGCCTGCGTGATTTTTCTCACGCCACCTTTGGTCTGGCCATTGGCCTTTTCTGTGCCTGGCTGGTGACACGAATTGGCGTTTTCCAGCTCGGTTATTTTCAATCCATGGCCGATGGTGAAGCGGTACGCAATGTGGTAGAGATTCTTATCTACACGTCCCTCGCCTTTTTTGGCGTCACCTTTGCCCTGCGCAGCGACCGGGACCAGTTCGCCTTCCTCATTCCCTATGTCCGGTTCCGGCGCGATGGCTCCGAGGGTGAACCGCTGCTGCTGGATACCAATGTCATCATTGATGGGCGCATCGCCTCCGTCGTCCAGACAGGCTTCCTCAGCGGAGCCCTCGTGGTTCCGCGTTTCGTGCTCGATGAATTGCAGCGGCTCGCCGATTCCAGCGAACCGCAAAAAGTCATCCGGGGTCGCCGTGGACTCGAGGTGATGGAAAAGATGCGGACCATCTCAGACCTTCGCCTATCCATCCACGAAGACCCGCCCGGCACTCTGCGAGATTCCTCTGCCCCCGTGGACACCCGGCTCGTCTCCCTGGCCCGCGAGCTGAATGCCCGACTGCTGACCAATGACGAAAACCTCGCCAAAGTTGCCAGGCTGCGCGGCATCGTGGTCCTGAGTTTCAACGATCTCGCCATCGCCCTCCAGCCCCAGCTCAATCCTGGCGACGAGCTTTCCCTGTCATTAACCAAGCCGGGCAAAGACAAACATCAGGCCGTCGGCTATCTGGCAGATGGCACCATGATCGTGGTCAATCAGGCCGCCACATTCATCGGCCAGAGCGTCGAAGTCACCATTTCCGGTGCCCTGCCCACCTCTGCTGGCAGGCTTATTTTTGCTGAGCTCAAAAAGTAA
- a CDS encoding glycosyltransferase family 4 protein produces MKVLVLTADANTLVYHRGDLIRDFAAHGCEVVTSAAEDYPHVRKYLEAAGVRHEPIRMVRSRVNLAKDWITWLDMFRLFRKEKPDALFAYTIKSVVYGCVVARLAGVPKVYALLPGLGFTFVKPETLKQTLVQWVSKALHRFALKRADVIFMQNRDDVQLFTDLKMLPPGVPVHVTAGSGVNLDEYPHVPLEGNADIAAGRIRFVLVSRLLISKGVCVFAEAARKIKAKYPLAEFHLVGPFDPNPNRVSEAEVEQWVKEGTLIHHGMVRDVAGLLKSMHVFCLPTWYREGVPHASLEALSTGRAMITTDSVGARECVPSGENGFLLPPRDEVAVVKAMEFFIQQPEQIVRMGLASRKLAEEVFDVKIVNRIILQAMKIEHSDSKPSQTPASAPCPLGAGA; encoded by the coding sequence ATGAAAGTTCTCGTCCTGACGGCTGATGCCAACACCCTGGTTTACCATCGCGGAGATCTCATCCGCGACTTCGCCGCCCATGGTTGTGAAGTGGTGACCTCTGCTGCTGAAGACTACCCGCATGTGCGGAAGTACCTGGAGGCCGCCGGTGTGCGGCATGAGCCCATCCGCATGGTGCGCAGCCGGGTGAATCTGGCCAAGGATTGGATCACCTGGCTGGATATGTTCCGTCTGTTTCGGAAGGAAAAGCCCGATGCGCTCTTTGCCTACACCATCAAGTCGGTGGTCTATGGCTGTGTGGTGGCGCGGCTGGCAGGGGTGCCCAAGGTCTATGCCCTGCTGCCTGGGCTGGGCTTCACCTTTGTGAAACCGGAAACGCTGAAGCAGACGCTGGTGCAATGGGTTTCCAAGGCTTTGCACCGGTTCGCCCTGAAAAGGGCGGATGTTATTTTCATGCAGAACCGTGACGATGTGCAGCTTTTTACCGATCTGAAGATGCTGCCGCCGGGAGTGCCCGTTCACGTCACTGCAGGTTCAGGAGTGAACCTGGATGAATACCCCCATGTGCCGCTGGAAGGAAATGCCGACATCGCCGCCGGGCGCATCCGTTTTGTGCTGGTGAGCCGGCTGCTCATCAGCAAAGGCGTTTGCGTATTTGCGGAGGCGGCACGGAAGATCAAAGCCAAGTATCCCCTGGCGGAGTTTCATCTCGTCGGTCCCTTTGATCCCAACCCCAACCGGGTCTCTGAGGCAGAGGTGGAGCAATGGGTGAAGGAGGGGACCTTGATTCATCACGGCATGGTGCGGGATGTGGCCGGGTTGCTGAAAAGCATGCATGTCTTTTGCCTGCCCACCTGGTACCGTGAAGGCGTGCCTCATGCATCGCTGGAGGCTTTGTCCACTGGCCGGGCCATGATCACGACCGATTCGGTCGGCGCCCGCGAGTGTGTGCCGTCCGGAGAAAATGGCTTTTTGCTGCCCCCTCGCGATGAGGTGGCCGTGGTGAAGGCCATGGAGTTTTTTATCCAGCAGCCAGAGCAAATTGTCCGCATGGGACTCGCCAGCCGAAAGCTGGCAGAGGAGGTCTTCGATGTCAAAATCGTGAACCGGATCATCCTCCAGGCCATGAAAATCGAACATTCTGACTCTAAACCTTCCCAAACCCCTGCGTCTGCTCCTTGCCCCCTGGGGGCAGGTGCATGA
- a CDS encoding GNAT family N-acetyltransferase, giving the protein MKLDIIRDEAGFKALEPCWDALLEQSAVRTPFLRWDWVSLWWEEFHEGFTLAITVVRDDHGAPLAIAPLMIGPEVEGVRRHLQHLGFLGGLGEVKGERLDFLVPAGREPELTPILCQVFHLLGVEWQAVRLNKLPEESPNYPWIVQALHLCTTGGGILKATQCECIRLSSSWTEFEAALPGKHRRELRRRRELLKQENDFQEQLVTSADMEARLDEFADLHRQHYPDGVSSFVTPKSWRFHRRLAQKWLPSGRAMLPFLAVGGDMVGGIYGFVEGDEFLFFQLGWHSRLARFSMGHLSIRWAVECCMVRNLRLFDMLPGTYRYKKEWSQTSRQVLDLEAYQPESLRAALFRSIRHLKRLLPGSSSSSISA; this is encoded by the coding sequence GTGAAGCTGGACATCATCCGTGACGAGGCTGGCTTCAAAGCCCTGGAACCCTGCTGGGATGCCCTGTTGGAGCAAAGCGCCGTGCGCACGCCGTTCCTTCGCTGGGACTGGGTGAGCCTGTGGTGGGAAGAGTTTCATGAAGGCTTTACGCTCGCGATCACCGTCGTGCGTGACGATCATGGTGCACCTTTGGCCATTGCTCCGCTGATGATTGGACCGGAGGTGGAGGGGGTGCGTCGTCATCTCCAGCACCTGGGTTTCCTGGGTGGGTTGGGCGAGGTGAAGGGGGAGCGACTGGACTTTCTGGTGCCCGCAGGCCGTGAGCCGGAACTGACGCCCATTTTGTGTCAGGTCTTCCACCTTTTGGGCGTGGAATGGCAGGCTGTGCGGCTGAACAAGCTGCCTGAGGAATCCCCTAACTATCCTTGGATCGTCCAGGCGCTACACTTATGCACGACGGGAGGAGGCATTCTGAAGGCGACTCAATGCGAGTGCATTCGGTTGAGTTCATCCTGGACGGAGTTTGAAGCTGCCTTGCCTGGCAAACATCGCCGGGAGCTCCGCCGCAGGCGCGAATTGCTGAAGCAGGAAAACGACTTTCAAGAGCAACTGGTGACGTCCGCAGACATGGAGGCCCGGCTGGATGAATTTGCTGACTTGCACCGGCAGCATTACCCCGATGGAGTCAGCTCTTTTGTCACCCCCAAATCCTGGAGATTCCACCGGAGGCTGGCCCAGAAGTGGCTGCCCAGCGGCCGTGCAATGCTGCCTTTTCTTGCGGTCGGTGGCGATATGGTCGGCGGCATCTATGGTTTTGTGGAGGGAGACGAGTTTCTGTTTTTCCAGCTCGGCTGGCACTCCCGCCTGGCGCGTTTTTCCATGGGGCATCTCAGCATCCGCTGGGCGGTGGAATGTTGCATGGTCCGCAACCTCCGTTTGTTTGACATGCTGCCCGGAACCTACCGTTACAAAAAGGAGTGGTCGCAGACCTCCCGCCAAGTCCTCGACCTGGAAGCCTACCAGCCCGAGAGCCTGCGCGCCGCCCTCTTCCGTTCTATCCGGCACCTGAAGCGCCTGCTGCCCGGTTCCTCCTCCTCTTCGATTTCTGCATGA
- a CDS encoding glycosyltransferase: protein MPVQKTLVHFIAAPGGGGAEAMLGNLVARMDRSQWRTVVIVMDGRAWPQDMARLRDAGAEVHDLKATAFLRRDTLVRLVQLLRQIRPDVVQTWMHHADFVGGWCARMAGIRAVVWGIHCREIHRNPGDSDLKMAVFQKLIGRSSRWVPVRIISCSSAALEDHVPMGYPAAAMTWVPNGIDTMRFVPDAQARARVRQELKVPEGAPLIGFIGRFHEMKDLSTWLRAAALLQARHPETHFWLCGGEEWELDECARASLSVVPIRSQVHFTPFRPDPQRAYPALDVFSLASRTEACPMTIMEALSCGVPCVTTDVGDCSRLLEGVGQVVPVKEAEALAKAWEDTLAHPPSSESLRRHAVQRFDIAVAARGYEQVYQEVLAV, encoded by the coding sequence ATGCCCGTTCAGAAAACTCTCGTCCATTTCATCGCTGCCCCGGGTGGAGGCGGGGCGGAAGCCATGCTGGGAAATCTGGTGGCCAGAATGGATCGCAGCCAATGGCGCACGGTGGTGATCGTCATGGATGGGCGTGCCTGGCCGCAGGACATGGCCCGGCTGAGAGATGCCGGAGCCGAAGTGCATGACCTCAAAGCAACCGCTTTCTTGCGTCGGGACACCTTGGTTCGGCTCGTCCAGTTGCTGCGTCAGATCCGACCTGACGTGGTGCAGACCTGGATGCATCATGCCGATTTTGTGGGCGGCTGGTGTGCCCGTATGGCCGGGATCCGCGCCGTGGTGTGGGGCATTCACTGTCGTGAAATCCATCGCAACCCTGGGGACTCGGATCTGAAGATGGCGGTCTTCCAGAAACTTATTGGGCGGTCCTCCCGCTGGGTTCCCGTCCGCATCATCTCCTGTTCATCAGCGGCGCTGGAAGATCACGTGCCGATGGGTTATCCGGCAGCGGCCATGACCTGGGTGCCCAATGGCATTGATACAATGCGGTTTGTCCCTGATGCGCAGGCGCGGGCCCGTGTGCGGCAGGAACTGAAAGTGCCCGAGGGAGCTCCTCTGATTGGCTTCATTGGCCGTTTCCATGAGATGAAGGACCTGTCCACCTGGCTCCGGGCCGCAGCCCTCCTGCAGGCTCGCCATCCGGAGACACACTTCTGGTTATGCGGGGGAGAGGAGTGGGAGCTGGATGAATGTGCGCGGGCCTCTCTTTCGGTGGTACCCATCCGCAGCCAGGTGCATTTCACCCCGTTTCGTCCAGACCCCCAGCGAGCCTATCCTGCCCTGGATGTCTTTTCACTGGCATCGCGAACAGAGGCCTGCCCGATGACAATCATGGAGGCGCTGTCCTGTGGTGTGCCCTGCGTCACTACCGATGTCGGGGACTGCTCCCGTCTGTTGGAAGGGGTCGGCCAGGTGGTGCCGGTGAAGGAGGCCGAGGCGTTGGCCAAAGCTTGGGAAGACACCCTCGCCCATCCGCCTTCGTCTGAAAGCCTGCGTCGTCATGCTGTGCAACGGTTTGACATCGCTGTGGCAGCTCGAGGTTACGAACAAGTTTACCAGGAGGTGCTCGCCGTATGA
- a CDS encoding Gfo/Idh/MocA family oxidoreductase, with product MNTEPTPTTRRDFIGKTTAAATVATVASSGLTIAQSANVAGSDRIKVGLIGTGGRGSGAANQALSTKQEGVVLHAVADAFKEKAEGALSNLRTKHAEKVEVDDSRIFSGLDGYKKVIDSCDLVILTTPPGFRPYHFEAAVNAGKHVFMEKPVAVDAPGVRKVLEMAKIADEKKLKVVVGLQRRYQNCYMEALKQVKEQNIIGDIVSGQVYWNGGGIWFRDKQPSQSELMYQINNWYFFTWLCGDHINEQHIHNIDVANWFIGGHPVSAQGMGGREQRVDKKFGQIFDHHYVEFTYENGVRINSQCRHQSGVYNAVREEFTGTKGKIYLDNKPNCYAVDHKGNVIWKYRPGSGGAEEGEAKAKKGRRTGDPDPYQTEHDILQAAVRDNTPINNAYYGAESTMTAVLGRMATYSGKEIKWDEAFNSKVQHMPAIVTAETEPPAKPTADGGYPVAIPGLKVDGVEIV from the coding sequence ATGAATACTGAACCTACCCCCACCACACGCCGTGATTTCATCGGCAAAACCACGGCGGCAGCCACTGTCGCCACCGTTGCTAGCAGCGGGCTCACCATCGCCCAGTCGGCCAACGTGGCTGGCAGCGACCGCATCAAGGTCGGCCTCATCGGCACCGGTGGCCGTGGCTCAGGCGCTGCCAACCAGGCGCTGAGCACGAAGCAGGAAGGGGTGGTCCTCCACGCCGTGGCAGATGCCTTCAAAGAAAAGGCTGAAGGTGCCCTGTCCAACCTCCGCACCAAACATGCCGAGAAGGTGGAAGTGGATGACTCCCGCATTTTCTCCGGCCTGGATGGCTACAAAAAGGTCATTGATAGCTGCGACCTCGTCATCCTGACCACCCCTCCCGGCTTCCGCCCTTATCACTTTGAAGCTGCGGTGAATGCCGGCAAGCATGTGTTCATGGAGAAGCCTGTGGCCGTGGATGCCCCTGGCGTGCGCAAGGTCCTGGAGATGGCCAAGATCGCCGACGAGAAGAAACTCAAAGTCGTGGTGGGTCTGCAGCGCCGTTATCAGAACTGCTACATGGAAGCTCTGAAGCAGGTGAAGGAACAGAACATCATCGGCGATATCGTCTCCGGCCAGGTTTACTGGAATGGCGGCGGCATCTGGTTCCGTGATAAGCAGCCTAGCCAGTCCGAGCTGATGTATCAGATCAACAACTGGTACTTCTTCACCTGGCTCTGCGGTGACCATATCAATGAGCAGCACATCCATAACATTGACGTGGCCAACTGGTTCATCGGCGGTCACCCCGTGAGTGCCCAGGGCATGGGCGGCCGTGAGCAGCGTGTGGACAAGAAGTTCGGCCAGATCTTTGACCATCACTACGTCGAGTTCACCTATGAAAACGGCGTGCGCATCAACAGCCAGTGCCGTCACCAGTCCGGCGTGTACAATGCCGTGCGTGAAGAGTTCACCGGCACCAAGGGTAAGATCTACCTGGACAACAAGCCGAACTGCTACGCGGTGGACCACAAAGGCAACGTCATCTGGAAATATCGTCCAGGTTCTGGCGGTGCTGAAGAAGGCGAAGCCAAGGCCAAAAAAGGCCGTCGCACGGGAGACCCTGATCCGTATCAGACGGAGCACGACATCCTGCAGGCGGCTGTGCGTGACAACACGCCGATCAACAACGCCTACTACGGTGCGGAATCCACGATGACCGCCGTCCTGGGCCGCATGGCGACCTACTCTGGCAAAGAGATCAAGTGGGACGAAGCCTTCAATTCGAAGGTGCAGCACATGCCTGCCATCGTCACCGCTGAGACCGAGCCACCTGCGAAGCCAACGGCAGATGGCGGCTACCCTGTCGCTATTCCGGGTCTCAAGGTGGACGGCGTCGAAATCGTCTAA
- a CDS encoding dihydroxy-acid dehydratase: MATSPLNWNSSSLTHGWQRGVKSFYWGLGFKAEDFNKPQIGIATPLLDGNLCNMKAYEVAKLIQQGCAEAGLIAFPFGVSGVSDNITQGHEGGASSLVSRNLMANGAEMVTSAHCYDGMIGVHHCDKNGPAFAMALARLNYPGLIVNGGSILPGCHAGKPITILDSYDSQAQANNGSMTFQESEDIIRAACPGAGGCGIAASFNTWGIALEAMGLSLPDTSSIPAVDEAKKDDCLRVGKAMRRLLELDLRPRTIITKAALTNAMTAIAAMGGSTNGVLHILAVAREAGVDFTLRDMQAICRRTPVYCNFAPRGRGTMADLHRIGGTAMLLRHFLKAGLLDGSCITVTGQPLAENVAHCPDVPLDQDLIAPLGQPFKDYADLQICFGNLAPHGMVFKVSSRQSPRFKGRAICFDSVKAVSDAAAAKKIQPGHFVVLRGVGPIAAGMPELLVASAALAVPELDGQVAFLSDGRVSGVSHGVMGIHCSPEAAVCGPIAAIQDGDEIEFDLLEGTIHLHADLSSRSVAWDKPVSGRGYLADFAATALQAHEGCVSAWVMRDA; encoded by the coding sequence ATGGCGACTTCTCCCCTCAATTGGAATTCTTCTTCCCTTACTCACGGCTGGCAGCGCGGCGTCAAATCCTTCTACTGGGGCCTTGGGTTCAAGGCAGAAGACTTCAACAAACCTCAGATCGGCATCGCCACGCCGCTCCTTGATGGCAATCTCTGCAACATGAAGGCCTATGAAGTGGCCAAACTGATCCAGCAAGGCTGTGCGGAAGCTGGACTCATCGCCTTTCCTTTCGGCGTTTCCGGTGTCAGCGACAACATCACCCAAGGTCACGAAGGCGGTGCATCCTCCCTGGTTTCCCGCAATCTCATGGCCAATGGGGCCGAGATGGTCACCAGCGCGCATTGCTACGATGGCATGATCGGCGTGCATCATTGCGATAAAAATGGCCCCGCCTTTGCCATGGCCCTCGCACGCTTGAACTATCCAGGCCTCATCGTCAATGGCGGCAGCATTTTGCCTGGCTGCCATGCGGGCAAACCCATCACCATCCTGGATTCCTACGATTCCCAGGCCCAGGCCAACAACGGCAGCATGACCTTTCAGGAATCCGAAGATATCATCCGCGCCGCCTGCCCGGGTGCCGGCGGCTGCGGCATCGCCGCCTCTTTCAATACATGGGGCATTGCCCTGGAAGCCATGGGTCTCAGCCTGCCAGACACGTCCTCCATCCCTGCTGTGGATGAAGCCAAAAAGGACGACTGCCTCCGTGTGGGCAAGGCCATGCGTCGTCTACTGGAGCTGGATCTGCGGCCCCGCACCATCATCACCAAAGCAGCTCTGACCAATGCGATGACCGCCATTGCTGCCATGGGGGGCTCGACCAATGGCGTGCTGCACATCCTCGCCGTGGCGCGTGAGGCCGGCGTGGACTTCACCCTTCGGGACATGCAGGCCATCTGCCGTCGCACCCCGGTTTATTGCAATTTTGCTCCGCGTGGGCGTGGGACCATGGCAGACCTGCATCGCATCGGCGGCACAGCCATGCTGCTTCGCCATTTCCTCAAGGCGGGTCTCCTGGATGGCTCCTGCATCACCGTCACAGGCCAGCCCCTGGCTGAAAATGTGGCCCACTGCCCTGATGTGCCGCTCGATCAGGACCTCATCGCCCCGCTTGGTCAGCCCTTCAAAGACTACGCCGATCTCCAGATCTGCTTTGGCAACCTCGCCCCTCACGGCATGGTCTTCAAAGTTTCCTCCCGCCAAAGTCCTCGCTTCAAAGGCCGCGCCATCTGTTTTGACAGCGTGAAGGCTGTTTCAGACGCTGCGGCAGCCAAGAAAATCCAGCCGGGCCACTTCGTGGTTTTGCGGGGTGTCGGGCCCATCGCCGCCGGCATGCCAGAACTCCTCGTTGCCAGCGCAGCCTTGGCTGTGCCAGAGCTTGATGGCCAAGTTGCCTTCCTTTCAGATGGCCGCGTTTCGGGAGTTTCTCACGGGGTCATGGGCATTCATTGCTCACCTGAAGCAGCCGTCTGCGGCCCCATCGCAGCCATCCAAGACGGGGACGAAATCGAGTTCGACCTGCTCGAAGGCACCATTCACCTGCATGCAGACCTGAGCTCCCGCTCCGTCGCCTGGGACAAGCCGGTTTCAGGTCGTGGTTATCTGGCCGACTTTGCCGCCACCGCCCTACAGGCACATGAAGGCTGCGTTTCGGCATGGGTCATGCGTGACGCATGA
- a CDS encoding LysM peptidoglycan-binding domain-containing protein, with protein MFTAIRLLPILAACSLLASCQNGQNPFSQKTASSDPYAANYGNDGGYNPYPGSSGSVSGGYSSPPTYTPPPAPAEADPYAFNAPTSTPKTSSTPKKTVSSSKPKSSTAKKSTAKKSSGSYKVAKGDTLYGIARKRGTTVAKIKASNGLSSDVIRPGQSLKIP; from the coding sequence ATGTTTACCGCCATCCGTCTCCTGCCCATCCTCGCCGCCTGCTCACTGCTCGCCTCCTGCCAAAATGGTCAAAATCCATTCAGCCAGAAGACTGCCAGCAGCGATCCCTACGCAGCCAATTACGGCAATGACGGCGGCTACAACCCGTATCCAGGGAGTTCTGGCAGCGTCAGCGGTGGCTACAGTTCCCCTCCGACTTACACCCCGCCACCTGCTCCTGCGGAGGCGGACCCCTATGCTTTCAACGCCCCGACTTCGACTCCTAAAACCTCCAGCACCCCCAAGAAGACCGTCAGCTCCTCCAAGCCGAAGTCCTCGACCGCGAAAAAAAGCACCGCCAAGAAATCCAGCGGCAGCTACAAAGTGGCCAAGGGTGATACCCTCTACGGCATCGCCAGAAAACGTGGCACCACCGTGGCCAAGATCAAAGCGAGCAACGGCTTGTCTTCAGACGTGATCCGCCCGGGTCAGAGCCTGAAGATCCCGTAA
- a CDS encoding PEP-CTERM sorting domain-containing protein (PEP-CTERM proteins occur, often in large numbers, in the proteomes of bacteria that also encode an exosortase, a predicted intramembrane cysteine proteinase. The presence of a PEP-CTERM domain at a protein's C-terminus predicts cleavage within the sorting domain, followed by covalent anchoring to some some component of the (usually Gram-negative) cell surface. Many PEP-CTERM proteins exhibit an unusual sequence composition that includes large numbers of potential glycosylation sites. Expression of one such protein has been shown restore the ability of a bacterium to form floc, a type of biofilm.), translating to MLLWLLGSAATSQAVILVDTDNALANTTAPTGQYVDSGWAYQGEYGSFLGTMIAPQYFITAQHIGVSASPTFTSTAEFNGVVDVTYTIDSSANGGQGFWNIAGTDLRIFKINETFSSYATLYTGGAEAGLEMVVFGRGGPRGAEVELSGDVKGWYHTGSDGVARWGANTVDGIVGGDLLRADFDNALGQNESTLSVGDSGGGLFVNDGGVWKLAGINYGVDGFFDINNITGDGLEFAAALYDRDGYYQGDDGNGWALAPDSAGGMYASRISTNAAVIQNIVGVPEPGSILMLMLGSLLTLRRRR from the coding sequence ATGTTGCTGTGGCTTCTCGGCTCTGCGGCGACCAGCCAGGCCGTCATTTTGGTGGATACGGACAATGCTCTGGCAAATACCACCGCTCCGACGGGCCAGTATGTAGACAGTGGCTGGGCCTACCAGGGGGAGTATGGCAGCTTTTTGGGCACGATGATCGCGCCTCAGTATTTCATTACAGCGCAGCACATCGGAGTTTCAGCTTCACCGACGTTTACCAGCACGGCTGAGTTCAATGGTGTGGTGGATGTGACTTATACGATCGACAGTTCGGCTAATGGCGGACAGGGCTTTTGGAACATCGCCGGGACCGATCTGCGGATCTTCAAGATCAATGAGACCTTCAGTTCCTATGCCACTTTGTACACCGGTGGGGCGGAGGCGGGACTGGAGATGGTGGTTTTTGGACGTGGCGGACCGCGAGGAGCGGAGGTGGAACTCAGCGGAGATGTGAAAGGCTGGTATCACACCGGATCGGATGGTGTCGCACGCTGGGGGGCGAATACGGTGGACGGTATCGTGGGTGGCGACTTACTGCGGGCTGATTTTGACAATGCATTGGGCCAGAATGAATCCACGCTGTCGGTGGGAGATTCAGGCGGTGGATTATTCGTGAATGATGGCGGAGTTTGGAAACTGGCTGGCATCAACTATGGGGTGGACGGTTTTTTCGACATCAACAACATTACCGGAGACGGCCTGGAATTTGCGGCTGCGCTGTATGACCGAGATGGCTACTACCAGGGCGATGATGGAAACGGCTGGGCGCTGGCCCCTGATTCTGCCGGGGGGATGTATGCCTCGCGGATTTCGACGAACGCGGCAGTCATCCAGAACATCGTCGGTGTGCCAGAGCCTGGAAGCATACTGATGCTGATGCTGGGAAGCTTGCTGACGCTGCGCCGTCGCCGCTGA
- a CDS encoding sugar phosphate isomerase/epimerase family protein — protein MKIGFNLLLWTGHVTDENFPVIEKLKAAGYDGVEIPIFDVSNPAHFAQIGRVLKDNGLEATAVTVLPDEAHNAISSVAANRQGAIDHLKRVLECAHNAGVQTLCGPYYQVLGQFSGKYPTEEELNNAAEVHRAISPVAEAAGVKCAIEALNRFESHLLNTMEQAASYAKRVDHANFGTMYDTFHANIEEKCPFTAIETVFNSGKLNHVHISENDRGTPGRGHINITEQIQKLKSLGYDGWMTIEAFGGSLPDLAAATRVWRDFFPSPDQVYLEGIEVIRKAWNA, from the coding sequence ATGAAAATTGGCTTCAACCTCCTCCTCTGGACCGGTCACGTGACCGATGAAAACTTCCCTGTGATCGAGAAACTCAAAGCCGCCGGCTATGATGGCGTCGAGATCCCGATCTTCGATGTCAGCAACCCGGCCCACTTTGCCCAGATCGGCCGCGTGTTGAAAGACAACGGCCTGGAGGCAACGGCGGTGACGGTGCTGCCGGATGAGGCGCACAACGCCATCAGTTCCGTGGCGGCCAATCGCCAAGGTGCGATCGATCACCTCAAGCGCGTGCTGGAGTGCGCCCACAATGCCGGCGTGCAGACCCTTTGCGGTCCTTATTACCAGGTCCTGGGCCAGTTCAGCGGCAAATACCCGACGGAAGAGGAACTGAACAATGCGGCTGAAGTGCATCGCGCCATCTCTCCTGTGGCTGAGGCCGCTGGTGTGAAGTGCGCCATCGAGGCCCTGAACCGCTTTGAATCCCACCTGCTCAACACCATGGAACAGGCCGCTAGCTACGCGAAGCGCGTGGACCACGCCAATTTTGGCACGATGTACGACACCTTCCACGCCAACATCGAAGAGAAATGCCCCTTCACGGCCATCGAGACCGTGTTTAATTCCGGCAAACTCAACCACGTGCACATTTCTGAAAATGATCGCGGCACCCCTGGCCGTGGCCACATCAACATCACCGAGCAGATCCAGAAACTGAAGTCTCTGGGTTACGATGGTTGGATGACCATCGAAGCCTTCGGCGGTTCCCTGCCAGACCTCGCTGCGGCCACCCGTGTGTGGCGTGACTTTTTCCCATCTCCAGACCAGGTCTATCTGGAAGGCATCGAGGTCATCCGCAAAGCCTGGAACGCCTAA